The Proteiniborus sp. DW1 genome has a window encoding:
- a CDS encoding DUF4956 domain-containing protein — protein MREFIIENLSNAETISIATIVLNNIVAIMAAFFLMFVYRMTYSGTAYSRKFNVSLGAITIITTMIMSVISNNVALSLGMVGALSIIRFRTAVKDVRDATFIFWSIAVGIGCGVSQYSLIGIGSVFLFLFFLLTKQAVMDQRQLLIIQGTIDSQNQIEAVVESHFGKGVHQTMKNVSEDGCELIYSVKENVLTKANEENLIDISQRLMRIEGVKRVNLVEQLDDISR, from the coding sequence ATGAGAGAATTTATTATTGAAAACTTAAGCAATGCTGAAACTATTAGCATAGCAACTATTGTATTAAATAATATTGTAGCAATTATGGCAGCATTTTTTTTAATGTTTGTTTATAGGATGACTTACTCAGGAACAGCATATAGCAGAAAATTTAATGTATCATTAGGTGCGATTACTATTATTACTACCATGATTATGAGTGTTATCAGCAATAATGTTGCATTGTCTCTAGGTATGGTTGGTGCTCTTTCTATTATTCGTTTTCGTACAGCAGTAAAGGATGTTAGGGATGCAACATTTATTTTCTGGAGTATTGCGGTTGGAATTGGATGTGGTGTTTCTCAGTACAGTCTCATAGGAATAGGAAGTGTATTTTTGTTTTTGTTTTTCTTACTCACGAAACAAGCTGTTATGGACCAAAGACAACTATTGATTATTCAAGGAACTATAGATTCACAGAATCAGATTGAGGCTGTTGTGGAAAGTCATTTTGGCAAAGGAGTACACCAGACTATGAAAAATGTATCAGAGGATGGATGTGAATTGATTTATAGTGTGAAAGAAAATGTACTAACAAAAGCAAATGAAGAGAATCTAATTGATATCTCACAAAGACTTATGAGAATTGAAGGTGTTAAAAGAGTGAATCTTGTAGAACAGTTAGATGATATCAGCCGATAG
- a CDS encoding polyphosphate polymerase domain-containing protein: MKTVFRKEIKYVITKVEFLRIQKHLDVLMEKDRNGYNGTYMVRSQYYDSLNNHDLYDNLDGVMEKRKIRVRIYSTDTKHAKLEYKCKSNMDGKKYSLSITRDEALMMEAHKYDFLLAREEDIAKRIYVKMVQGGYTPKTIVEYYRTAYLYPASDVRITFDTSVKATKNPYGLFSEELSYVPLIKGDAGILEIKYNDFVPYSLKQIVQYIDNLAESFSKYSKARIYI; the protein is encoded by the coding sequence ATGAAAACAGTGTTTAGAAAAGAAATTAAATATGTAATTACCAAGGTTGAATTTTTAAGGATTCAGAAACATTTAGACGTTTTAATGGAAAAGGACAGAAATGGTTATAACGGAACCTATATGGTTCGTTCCCAGTATTATGATTCTTTAAATAATCATGATTTATATGATAATCTTGATGGGGTAATGGAAAAAAGAAAAATTCGAGTTAGAATTTATTCGACTGATACTAAGCATGCAAAGCTTGAGTACAAGTGTAAAAGTAATATGGATGGAAAAAAATATTCCTTGTCTATTACTAGGGATGAGGCACTTATGATGGAAGCACATAAATATGACTTCTTGTTGGCTCGTGAAGAAGATATTGCAAAAAGGATATATGTAAAAATGGTGCAGGGGGGATATACTCCAAAAACTATTGTTGAATATTATAGAACAGCATATCTTTATCCAGCTAGTGACGTTCGAATTACTTTCGATACGAGTGTAAAAGCAACTAAAAATCCATATGGATTGTTTTCTGAAGAGCTTTCATATGTTCCTTTAATTAAAGGGGATGCCGGCATTTTAGAAATAAAGTATAACGATTTTGTACCATATTCACTAAAGCAGATTGTACAGTATATTGATAATCTTGCTGAGTCATTTAGTAAATATTCAAAAGCAAGAATATATATATAA